One Artemia franciscana chromosome 7, ASM3288406v1, whole genome shotgun sequence DNA segment encodes these proteins:
- the LOC136029731 gene encoding uncharacterized protein LOC136029731: MILLIRFKEASNEQRHENQHRFHSSPLSYSTTVQTLQLPVINMFLGFVTAFTSVTHESLWKITVEDGMLVKFIQLLKAYYENCKANVRVLGEVKQGCTLSPVLFNYCTDWVLERKLLSLNGVIMGSGINMSDLDYTDDIVALAADLATAQEMLKDIACLSQLLDKSIGFGIMQARGFVLNCPLLCKFFEFGGTELRTIVGGLTETHLTGSREEEIGNSG; encoded by the exons ATGATTTTACTCATAAGGTTCAAGGAAGCAAGCAATGAGCAGAGGCATGAAAATCAGCACAGATTTCACAGTAGCCCTTTGTCGTATTCTACAACAGTGCAAACACTACAACTCCCTGTAATTAACATGTTTCTGGGTTTTGTTACTGCTTTCACCTCAGTGACCCATGAAAGCCTTTGGAAAATCACGGTAGAAGATGGTATGCTGGTTAAATTTATACAGCTGTTAAAGGCCTACTATGAGAACTGCAAAGCAAATGTAAGGGTGCTGGGTGAAGTAAAACAAGGTTGTACATTATCCcctgttttgtttaattactgTACAGATTGGGTTCTTGAAAGAAAACTATTGAGTCTTAATGGTGTTATTATGGGGTCGGGCATTAACATGTCTGACTTGGACTACACTGATGACATTGTTGCTCTTGCTGCTGATCTAGCAACTGCACAAgaaatgctaaaagatatagCATGCTTATCTCAGCTACTGG ACAAGTCCATTGGATTTGGAATAATGCAGGCTAGAGGTTTTGTGCTGAATTGCCCACTGCTCtgtaaattttttgaatttggaGGCACTGAACTGAGGACCATTGTTGGTG GTCTTACAGAAACCCATCTTACTGGAAGCAGAGAAGAGGAAATAGGTAACAGTGGTTAA